Sequence from the Nitrososphaera sp. genome:
TCTGCTCCTTTGTGTAATCTATGTCGCGTAGAAGCTTTACCGGTACGTCTCTGCCGCCGTAACTAGCCAATTCAATATTGTAGTCCTGGAGGTTTCGCTGATGTATTGCCAGCTGCTGCCTGAGCGAGTCGAGAAAGGGAGTTTGTTCTGAACCACCGTTAGAGCTTCCGTCCGAGCCATCCCCTGCGAATGAAATCGACGATGCGTCTTTTGTGGTTTGCAGTTCTGGTATCTCCTGGCCAGATATTTTGGCGACTGCTATTGCATTCTTGCCGCTCTCAAAGGCGGTCTGCACGCTACTTCCATAAGCGAGTTGGCTGTAGAATTCCTTTGCAAAATCAATCGCCACAGTATCGAGAACTGCGTTTTTCATGCCGATTACAAAATCCACAAACTGTTTAAGCTTTTGTGCAAGTGCGTCCGAGTAGCAAGCGCTGAGAATTACAAGTCGAATTTTTTTATCAGAGGTTCGACTTTTGTCAGCATTGTGGATTCTGAACAGATCTGCTATTGCCTCCGTTGGAGCCCATTCTGCAGCTCCGTCGGTTTTATCTTGGAACAAGAGGATGCCGTCCTCGGTGCCGTGTCCTGAAAAGTGCACAATTTGCGGCTGGAATTCTGAAAGTTCGCTTCTAAGCCTTGAAAGAGAAACCTGACGCAGCTGGTCAAGCTCAAAATCGTTTCTAAACCGAGCAGACAAAACGCCGTCTCTGACCGCCGTATACTCCTTGTCCTGGTCAAGCTGTTGTGTGCCCTGAGGGTTGGCAAATAGAAAGAGTATCTTGTTTTGAACCATTATGGCTCGGTATTCATGGTTTTCAGTGCCATATTTAAGGAATCTAACATACTCGCTTAATGTGATTTTGCATTTGCCCGACTCACTGAGCGACAAAAGTTGTCTTTAGTCTATACTCGAAACACGACTGCTATTTCTTTGAATAGCATTTTATATTGCAGATTCACCTCAGCTTTTGTTTGGCACTTTTAAAGGTCGCAAGCAAGGGCGAGATCCGGGAAAACGCTGGCAAGGAGCTCAACGTCAACGGAACCAGGGTCGCGCTCTTTCTATCCAAGGGACGCTATTACGCTATCGAGGCTCTATGCCGCCACCAGGACGGGTCACTTGCTCCCGGCAAGGTCGAAGGTGAAGTGGTAGAGTGCCCGCTGCACTCCTGGCATTACAACATCCGGACAGGCGAGCTTTTAGACTACATGAAGGGCGTGAAGCTAACTACCT
This genomic interval carries:
- a CDS encoding CHAT domain-containing protein, translating into MVQNKILFLFANPQGTQQLDQDKEYTAVRDGVLSARFRNDFELDQLRQVSLSRLRSELSEFQPQIVHFSGHGTEDGILLFQDKTDGAAEWAPTEAIADLFRIHNADKSRTSDKKIRLVILSACYSDALAQKLKQFVDFVIGMKNAVLDTVAIDFAKEFYSQLAYGSSVQTAFESGKNAIAVAKISGQEIPELQTTKDASSISFAGDGSDGSSNGGSEQTPFLDSLRQQLAIHQRNLQDYNIELASYGGRDVPVKLLRDIDYTKEQ
- a CDS encoding Rieske 2Fe-2S domain-containing protein, whose translation is MALLKVASKGEIRENAGKELNVNGTRVALFLSKGRYYAIEALCRHQDGSLAPGKVEGEVVECPLHSWHYNIRTGELLDYMKGVKLTTYKVDVKGDDIFIDV